A segment of the Candidatus Brevundimonas phytovorans genome:
TGGTCGCGGGCGCGACGGGCGGCTAGGCGGTTTCCAGCAAGGCCTTGATCGGCGCCCAGCTGCGGCGATGTTCGGGGCAGGGGCCGAGGGTGTTCAGGGCCTGCTGATGGATGGGGGCGTTGTAGCCCTTGTGGCTGGCGAAGCCGTAGCCCGGATAGGTCGCATCCATTTCGATCATCAGCCGGTCGCGCGCCGTCTTGGCCAGGATGGAGGCGGCGGCGATGGACAGAGAGCGGCTGTCGCCCTTGACCACGGGCGTCACCGCGCAGGGCAGCTTGAAGCGGTAGTTGCCGTCCACCAGGGCGTGAACCGGCGGATGGGCCAGGGCCTCGACCGCGCGGCGCATGGCCAGGCCGGTGGCGTGCAGAATGTTCAGTTCGTCGATCTCCTCGACCGAGGCGAAGCCGATGCCCCAGGCGAGGGCGCGGGCCTTGATCTGAGGCTCCAGCGCGGCGCGGCGTTTCTCCGTCAGGGCCTTGGAGTCGTCGATGCCGGGCGGCAGGTCGTCGGGGTTCAGGATCACCGCCGCCGCCGACACCGGCCCGGCCCAGGGACCGCGCCCCGCCTCGTCCACGCCGCAGACGTGACCGTTCCAGGCGGCGCACGCCTCCAGCTCCAGCATCAGGGTGGGGAAGGGGCGGTCGATCTTGGGGGCGGCTTTAGGCGGCTTCATCGCGCGTCAGTGCCACGAACGGATGCGGGGCGGAAGGCGGTCGTGCTGAATGTCAGCTAAGGGTGGAAAGCAGACCTTCGCTAGGGGCGAACCGCTAGGCGCCAAGTTGCGACCAGAGCGATAGCCTTTCGCGCGATGTCCAGCCGGTGCTCGTCGCTGGTTTCGAACTCGATCCGATCCCGTTCTATCTCTGCGAGATATTCGACGATTTGTGTCTCTGTCGAACCGGATCGCACCAACTCCCAGAAGCCAGGCAGATAGGCTCGATATTCATCGTCAGCCCACCCATCCAGATCCGAAACACCAATGGGGTCCCACTGACGAAACAAGAGGCGATCTAGAGCTTCGTAGGCGCAGGCATCTTCCGCGCTGAGTTTCGTTCCCATGCCAGCAGATTGCAGCCCAAATCCTATGTCCGCAACGGGTCGAAAGCAGACAAACGCGAGACGCCCACAATCAGACCTTTGCGACTACGCCGGATCCGTCCGCTGCGCCCACCTCGCTATGCCGGAAGCAGGTCGTCTGGTGGTCGTTGACCATGCCGACGGCCTGCATGAAGGCGTAGGTGATGACCGGGCCGCAGAATTTGAAGCCTCTCGCTTTCAGGGCCTTGGCCATGGCGACGCTTTGCGGCGTCTGGGTCGGGGCCTCGCGGAAACAGCTCCACTGGTTCACCAGCGGCTGGCCGTCGACGAAGGACCAGAGCCAGGCGGAGAAGTCCTCGCCGTTGTCCCTCATGTCGAGCCATATGCGGGCGCCGTTGATGGCGGCGTCGATCTTGGCGCGTGAGCGGATGATGCGCGCGTCGGCCAGCAGCCGGGCGCGGTCGGCGTCGTCATAGCGGGCGATGATCTCGGGATCGAAGCCGTGGAAGGCCTCACGCATCCCTTCGCGCTTCCTCAGGATGGTGATCCAGGCCAGCCCGGCCTGAAAGCCGTCCAGCACCAGCTTCTCCCACAGGGCGCGAGGATCGTACTCGGGCACGCCCCATTCGGTGTCGTGGTAGGCGATGTAGAGCAGGTCGGTCGTGCCGCACCAGCCGCAGCGGCCATTGGCCTTGTCTATGGGGGCTTTCTCGGATTCGATCATGGGGGCGATGTTGCGGGAATGTTCTGGTGGCGCAAGGGGGAACAATATCTTCCGACATCCTCCGGCAAGCCGCGAAGCGGCGCTGACCGGGGGACCCAGCGGCGCCCGTTAGGGCGAAACCCACGCGCCGCGCTTGCTGTGAAGATCGCCTTCGGCGCCGCTGGGTCCCCCGGTCTCGCTACGCTCGCCGGAGGATGACGAAAAGAAGGGGCAGAGAAAAAGGCCCGGCGTTTCCGCCGGACCTCTCGTGTGGTCGAAGCTGGAGCTTACAGCCGTTCGACCGTGAACCCGCGCGCCTTCAGCATGTCGATGAGGCTGTCCTGATCGGCCAGGTGGGCGACGCCGACGGCGACGAAGGCGCTGCCGGAGCCCTGCATCATCGTCGCGATCTGGTCGGTCCAGTCGGCGTTGCGGACGATCAGGGCGGCGCGGTGGACGTCTTCGTGGATGTCGCGGGTGTCGAGGCGGTTCAGGCGGCCGACCTCGGCGGCGTCGCCCGCCAGCCAGGCGGCGACGGTCTGATCCAGCTTGGGCACGATCTGGCTGCCGTTGCGGACATAGTTGTTCAGGTAGGCGATCTGGGCCTCTTCGCTCATGCTGGCGATCAGGCGCAGCTGGATGTCGGCGGTCTCGAAGCCGTGGATGGTTTTGCCCTCGGCGCGGGCCCGCTCCATCAGGGTCTTGTCCACCCCGGCGTCGGGGCGATAGCCGGCCTGCAGGGGCGCGCTTCCGGCGACCATGAAGGCGGCCAGCCAGGGGCGATAGGCGTCGAGCGCCGCGCCGTTGGCGCCGACGCCCTGGGCGGCCTTGTCGAAGGCGGCGAAATCCTCGGCCGACAGGATCGACGACAGGGGGCGGTCGGGGGTGACGCCGTGCTGCTGGGCCACCCTGGCGGCGACGGTGGGATCATCCTGATCGGCGACCTCGACCCAGAACTGGTCAGCCTCGGCGAAGGCGGCGTCCACCTTGGCCGAGCCCCAGGCCGTGCCGGGGCGCAGGTAGTGGATGGTGCCGAACAGATAGACGGTCGAGTCCGCGTCCTTGACCACCCACAAAGGCGGGCCGGCGCCCTCAGCGCGGGGGATGGGGGCGGCGGCGGCGGCCGGGGCTGCCGCCTGCTGAGCGTGGGCGGCGCCGGGGAAGGCGGCGAGGGCAGCGCTGGCGGCCAGGGCGGCGCAGGCGCCGAGGGCCAGGCGCGAGACGTGGTTGGCCGTACGGCCCATGCGGTTGGCGAGGGTCATTGGTTCGTCCTTGGATTGTGGGGTGTTTCGAGGCGCCGATCAGGTCGGCGGCGGCATCAGCCGGGCGGGCTGGAAGGTCGGATCAGAAGGCGTTGGAAACGGCGGTGGCGATGACGGCGACGGGCTGGGCCTGCCCGAAGGTGGGGACGGCCTCGATGGCCGTGGTGATCAGCAGGGCGCCGCAGACGCCGAGGGCGAAGCCCGAGAAGCGTTCGACGATGACGGAGTAGAGA
Coding sequences within it:
- a CDS encoding ribonuclease HII, which gives rise to MLELEACAAWNGHVCGVDEAGRGPWAGPVSAAAVILNPDDLPPGIDDSKALTEKRRAALEPQIKARALAWGIGFASVEEIDELNILHATGLAMRRAVEALAHPPVHALVDGNYRFKLPCAVTPVVKGDSRSLSIAAASILAKTARDRLMIEMDATYPGYGFASHKGYNAPIHQQALNTLGPCPEHRRSWAPIKALLETA
- a CDS encoding DNA-3-methyladenine glycosylase I produces the protein MIESEKAPIDKANGRCGWCGTTDLLYIAYHDTEWGVPEYDPRALWEKLVLDGFQAGLAWITILRKREGMREAFHGFDPEIIARYDDADRARLLADARIIRSRAKIDAAINGARIWLDMRDNGEDFSAWLWSFVDGQPLVNQWSCFREAPTQTPQSVAMAKALKARGFKFCGPVITYAFMQAVGMVNDHQTTCFRHSEVGAADGSGVVAKV
- a CDS encoding TraB/GumN family protein, yielding MTLANRMGRTANHVSRLALGACAALAASAALAAFPGAAHAQQAAAPAAAAAPIPRAEGAGPPLWVVKDADSTVYLFGTIHYLRPGTAWGSAKVDAAFAEADQFWVEVADQDDPTVAARVAQQHGVTPDRPLSSILSAEDFAAFDKAAQGVGANGAALDAYRPWLAAFMVAGSAPLQAGYRPDAGVDKTLMERARAEGKTIHGFETADIQLRLIASMSEEAQIAYLNNYVRNGSQIVPKLDQTVAAWLAGDAAEVGRLNRLDTRDIHEDVHRAALIVRNADWTDQIATMMQGSGSAFVAVGVAHLADQDSLIDMLKARGFTVERL